One genomic region from Lysobacterales bacterium encodes:
- a CDS encoding S8 family serine peptidase, with translation MPVLRPLLLSSLLTLSLTATGRAATDQADASPPQRYIIHLQSPPAALFEGFAGASDARKRALAPTHPATAGKARLQVASSEVKAYRSFLADERAAFTQSAGRVLGREPKALAEIDLVLNAVVLELAPAEAERLAQLPGVSRVEPDFVRRPMGDAGPAWIGAPAVWSGAAGAPTRGAGVLVGVIDTGLNVAHPAFAGQGPIDGHFHTFPRSVAPSLCASPTSPPCNGKLVVLRDLSVGSSSNELDNGLDRHGHGSHVAGTAVGNALRVANVAGDPSERDVSGIAPHANLASYKACEVEARCVGSWLLAAINAAVADGVDVINYSIGGDPGSPWTSSDALALLAAREAGIVPVVAAGNDGPGLGSVTSPGNAPWVISVANISHDRSIGSRVVDFTGGSANPPGGGSLLGAGASAGYGPAKIVFPTDFPGCGRGEGLGLDTTGEPDGSSNPWSGNPNRFNGEIVVCMRGTQARLAKSDNVRRAGGGGMILLNGVGDSESVLADAHSIPSTHLGFRAGEQLKAWLFAGGERARIEGVRLIQDPSLGNRLSASSGRGPVSYGGVMLPSIAAPGTSILSASHSDSGLRILSGTSMAAPHVAGAAALLRALKPEWRADQIQSALMLSARPGLVSEDAITPARRIDIGAGGLDVAAAARVGLALETSGREFRSARPSAGGQPRQLNLPGLVHEACLDSCSLSRTLRDVAGGGRWRASVSLPGGNARVQPESFELAPGASQRLDVLVDLSRGADIGRWLDGEIRLARLDAAGELRMPLAVFASAGDVPSRLDLGPVADAGLRLMELAGIAALDSLVVEAGALTPVRVASRALASGSSTEDAYAFSQSSAFHFLLELPAATSVTPRRFRLSAETSAATGATLGLYAGIDNNGNGQPDESEQICVAKGSSPRCDLDLAQTGSLNRVWVMSRNESGLGRAEAEVELRAALLDPRPSGQGEVAASAPPSVPAGAVLPLRLSWNDPAFQPGERRAFLLSLRSRAGLEPFARIPVTLLRDTSAPTPRPLVEGRGVSLKLAPGESRKAFFIDVPADTQRLTLSAEGGDVRIDAIRDPAPTMPLAMPPANLSPSLNGVVGRSSSTDVPVQLLAPGRIWVVVRNVGSEVANTSISLRMDTEQRVQPRFGAWYNPQRSGAGVFLHAVGASWGLLWYSYLEDGTPTWYVGSAPAPHASESRWTAPLQRMVWSEGVARTTQVGRIVIAATAENRMQMSFELDGQFGSEPMQWIGSERCASVQGQSLDLNGLWYDASNSGFGYSLDVSPEAEVVASFLYDGRGWPRWVLGSGRPFGSGPIDLLQFRGACPLCEHSPVQSQPAGRLQVLYANGQPATLETAIDFVAPLSGSWVRSHPLSRLTSSLGCPP, from the coding sequence ATGCCAGTCCTACGCCCCCTCCTGCTGTCGAGTCTCCTGACACTGTCGCTCACGGCGACTGGCCGCGCTGCCACGGATCAGGCCGACGCAAGCCCACCTCAGCGCTACATCATCCACCTGCAATCGCCACCGGCGGCACTGTTCGAGGGCTTTGCTGGGGCAAGCGATGCGCGCAAGCGAGCGCTAGCGCCCACGCACCCCGCCACGGCCGGCAAGGCCCGGCTGCAGGTCGCAAGCTCCGAGGTCAAGGCCTATCGCAGCTTTTTGGCGGACGAACGCGCGGCGTTCACCCAGTCTGCCGGGCGGGTCCTCGGGCGTGAGCCCAAGGCGCTGGCGGAGATCGACCTCGTGCTGAACGCGGTGGTACTGGAGCTGGCCCCCGCCGAGGCCGAGCGCTTGGCCCAGCTGCCCGGCGTCAGCCGCGTCGAGCCTGACTTCGTGCGTCGGCCCATGGGCGATGCGGGACCTGCCTGGATCGGCGCACCGGCGGTGTGGTCGGGGGCTGCGGGCGCACCGACGCGTGGCGCCGGCGTTCTGGTCGGGGTGATCGACACTGGCCTGAATGTCGCGCATCCCGCGTTTGCCGGTCAGGGCCCGATCGATGGACATTTCCATACCTTCCCTCGCAGCGTGGCTCCCTCGCTCTGTGCCAGCCCGACCAGCCCGCCCTGCAATGGCAAGCTCGTCGTTCTGCGCGACCTGTCGGTGGGCAGCAGCAGCAACGAGCTGGATAACGGCTTGGATCGTCATGGTCATGGCTCGCATGTGGCGGGCACCGCCGTCGGCAACGCGCTGCGCGTGGCGAACGTCGCGGGTGACCCGTCGGAGCGCGACGTCTCGGGCATTGCACCGCATGCGAATCTGGCCTCCTACAAAGCCTGCGAAGTCGAGGCAAGGTGCGTCGGCAGCTGGCTGTTGGCGGCGATCAATGCAGCCGTGGCCGACGGCGTCGACGTCATCAACTACTCGATCGGCGGCGACCCGGGAAGCCCCTGGACGAGCAGCGATGCGCTGGCCCTGCTGGCGGCGCGTGAGGCCGGCATTGTCCCAGTGGTTGCGGCGGGCAACGACGGCCCAGGGCTGGGCTCGGTCACCTCCCCCGGCAATGCGCCGTGGGTCATCAGCGTTGCCAACATCAGCCACGACCGCAGCATCGGCAGTCGAGTGGTGGATTTCACCGGCGGTTCGGCCAATCCCCCGGGCGGGGGCAGTCTTCTGGGGGCGGGCGCGAGCGCGGGTTACGGCCCAGCCAAGATCGTGTTTCCGACCGACTTTCCCGGCTGCGGTCGGGGAGAGGGTTTGGGCCTTGACACCACCGGTGAGCCGGACGGCAGCAGCAACCCGTGGTCCGGCAACCCGAATCGCTTCAACGGCGAGATCGTTGTCTGCATGCGCGGCACCCAGGCACGGCTCGCCAAGAGCGACAACGTGCGTCGCGCTGGCGGCGGCGGCATGATTCTGCTCAATGGGGTGGGCGACAGTGAGAGTGTGCTTGCCGATGCCCATTCGATCCCGTCCACCCATCTGGGCTTTCGCGCGGGCGAGCAACTGAAGGCCTGGCTGTTCGCGGGAGGGGAGCGTGCCCGTATCGAAGGTGTCCGGCTGATCCAGGACCCGAGCCTGGGCAATCGGCTGTCGGCCTCGAGCGGACGCGGTCCCGTGTCCTATGGGGGCGTGATGCTTCCATCGATTGCCGCTCCAGGCACCAGCATTCTCTCCGCCAGTCATTCGGACAGCGGTCTTCGCATCCTGAGCGGCACGTCCATGGCTGCTCCGCACGTCGCCGGTGCCGCAGCGCTGCTGCGCGCGCTGAAGCCGGAGTGGCGGGCGGATCAGATCCAGTCAGCCCTGATGCTCAGCGCGCGGCCCGGACTGGTGTCCGAGGACGCAATCACTCCCGCTCGCCGGATCGACATCGGCGCAGGCGGCCTCGACGTCGCTGCGGCAGCGCGGGTCGGGCTTGCGCTCGAAACCTCCGGGCGGGAGTTCCGATCGGCGCGGCCTTCGGCGGGCGGTCAACCACGTCAGCTGAACCTGCCGGGCCTCGTGCACGAGGCCTGTCTGGATTCCTGCAGCCTTTCGCGCACCCTGCGGGATGTCGCGGGCGGTGGCCGCTGGCGCGCCAGTGTGTCCTTGCCGGGTGGCAATGCCCGTGTTCAACCTGAGTCATTTGAGCTCGCCCCGGGCGCGAGCCAACGTCTCGATGTGCTGGTGGATCTCAGTCGAGGCGCCGATATCGGTCGCTGGCTGGACGGCGAGATCAGGCTCGCTCGGCTCGACGCCGCGGGTGAGCTCAGGATGCCGCTGGCGGTGTTCGCAAGTGCGGGCGACGTCCCATCGCGGCTCGATCTGGGGCCTGTCGCGGACGCAGGGCTGCGCTTGATGGAGCTTGCGGGCATCGCTGCCCTGGATTCGCTGGTGGTCGAGGCTGGCGCGTTGACGCCGGTGCGGGTGGCGAGTCGCGCCCTGGCCTCCGGTTCGAGTACCGAAGACGCCTACGCGTTCTCGCAGAGCTCCGCTTTCCACTTTCTGCTCGAACTGCCCGCCGCAACGTCGGTGACGCCGCGGCGCTTCCGCTTGAGCGCTGAGACATCAGCCGCCACCGGCGCCACGCTCGGCCTCTATGCGGGCATCGACAACAACGGCAATGGGCAGCCGGACGAGTCCGAGCAGATCTGCGTCGCCAAGGGCAGTTCCCCGCGCTGCGATCTCGATCTGGCGCAAACGGGCAGTCTCAACAGGGTCTGGGTGATGTCGCGGAACGAGTCGGGTCTGGGCCGCGCCGAAGCCGAGGTGGAACTGCGGGCGGCGTTGCTGGATCCGAGGCCCTCCGGCCAAGGCGAGGTTGCGGCCTCGGCGCCCCCCAGCGTGCCCGCCGGAGCGGTCTTGCCGCTTCGTCTGTCGTGGAATGACCCCGCATTCCAGCCTGGTGAACGTCGCGCCTTCTTGCTGAGTCTTCGCTCACGGGCCGGCTTGGAGCCTTTCGCGCGGATCCCGGTGACTCTGCTTCGGGATACATCGGCGCCCACGCCGAGGCCGCTGGTCGAGGGGCGCGGCGTGAGCCTCAAGCTGGCGCCCGGCGAAAGCCGGAAAGCTTTCTTCATCGATGTGCCGGCGGACACGCAGCGACTGACGCTGAGCGCTGAAGGTGGGGATGTCCGGATCGATGCCATCCGTGACCCAGCGCCGACGATGCCCTTGGCTATGCCACCCGCGAACCTTTCCCCTTCCCTGAACGGCGTGGTCGGCCGCTCTTCGTCGACCGATGTTCCTGTGCAGCTGCTCGCGCCCGGACGCATCTGGGTGGTCGTCCGCAACGTCGGAAGCGAGGTCGCAAACACCTCGATCAGTCTGCGTATGGACACCGAGCAGCGCGTCCAACCGCGCTTTGGCGCCTGGTACAACCCGCAGCGCAGCGGCGCAGGCGTGTTCCTGCACGCCGTCGGTGCGAGCTGGGGTTTGCTCTGGTACAGCTATCTCGAAGACGGCACCCCCACCTGGTACGTCGGCTCAGCACCCGCACCCCATGCGTCGGAATCGCGGTGGACAGCACCCCTGCAGCGCATGGTGTGGAGTGAGGGCGTCGCCCGGACAACGCAGGTCGGTCGGATCGTGATCGCAGCGACCGCCGAGAATCGGATGCAGATGAGCTTCGAGCTCGATGGGCAATTCGGTAGCGAGCCGATGCAATGGATCGGCAGCGAGCGCTGCGCGTCTGTCCAGGGCCAGAGCCTCGACCTGAACGGCCTGTGGTACGACGCGTCCAACTCGGGTTTCGGCTACAGCCTCGACGTCTCACCCGAGGCCGAGGTGGTCGCCAGTTTCCTCTACGACGGCCGCGGCTGGCCGCGCTGGGTGCTCGGTTCGGGGCGTCCCTTCGGTTCCGGCCCCATCGATCTGCTGCAGTTCCGCGGCGCGTGTCCGCTGTGCGAGCACAGCCCGGTGCAGTCGCAGCCCGCAGGGCGACTGCAGGTGCTTTATGCCAATGGCCAGCCGGCCACGCTTGAGACCGCGATCGACTTCGTCGCGCCGCTCTCGGGCAGCTGGGTGCGCAGCCATCCCTTGAGCCGCCTGACGAGCAGCCTGGGCTGCCCGCCCTGA